In a single window of the Cucumis melo cultivar AY chromosome 11, USDA_Cmelo_AY_1.0, whole genome shotgun sequence genome:
- the LOC103502113 gene encoding uncharacterized protein LOC103502113 — protein MSKYHCHNIHIQISCVDLAKELQEYFISESLVRSSTNTAVTNSTMAAKFPLSSSLTVKFPLQQNPSSSFFPPLPSPFSSPKLRPTPSSRFKLLANLGGGDAEIKKGGKKKFITKEEEPEQYWQTAGEREGENPMKTPLPYIIIFGMSTPFVILAIAFANGWVKVPVR, from the exons ATGAGCAAATATCATTGCCACAACATTCATATCCAAATCTCTTGTGTGGACTTGGCAAAAGAGCTTCAAGAATACTTCATATCCGAATCTCTTGTGCGATCCTCAACAAACACAGCAGTCACTAATTCAACAATGGCCGCAAAATtccctctttcttcttcccttaCCGTCAAATTTCCTCTCCAACAAAacccttcttcttccttcttccctCCTCTTCCTTCCCCTTTCTCCTCGCCAAAGCTTAGGCCAACGCCTTCTTCTCGCTTCAAGCTTCTAGCAAATTTAG GGGGTGGCGATGCAGAAATCAAGAAGGGAGGGAAGAAAAAATTTATAACTAAAGAAGAGGAACCAGAGca GTATTGGCAAACAGCAGGGGAAAGGGAAGGGGAGAATCCTATGAAGACTCCTCTTCCTTATATCATCATCTTCGGTATGTCGACTCCGTTCGTGATCTTAGCCATAGCTTTCGCCAATGGTTGGGTTAAAGTTCCTGTGAGATGA